The stretch of DNA ACAATGATTGCCCATGAATGTCTAATAGCGATTTTGTCTTTAACTCACAGACAATACCGCTTGGATACAAAGAAGTTGATGAATCTCAAGAGGAGATGTGAAAGGTCCCAAAACAATCTCCCCTTGTATCAAAGTGACTCCGAACACTTCACTGCACCACCCAAACACACCAGCCTAAAGAATTCCCTTTGTAGAACTCTAGTATTTATTATAAGCGTTAGTAGTATATTTAGattctactgtatatacacttgAGTATGcaaaacatgaagaacacctgctctttccatgacatagactgaccaggtgaaagctatgatcccttattgatgtcacttgtaaaatacacttcaatcagtgtagatgaaggggaggagacaggttaaagaaggatttttaagagacatggattgtgtatgtgtgccattcagagggtgaatgggcaagacagaagACTGACGTGCCTTTGAATGGgacatggtagtaggtgccaagcgcaccggtttgtgtcaagaactgcaatgctgcagaGTTTTTCAGCCTCCAacagaagcattggagtcaacacgggcCATCATGTTCACTCCAACAAGAGGGGGACGgggggtgcaacttaatattcctaatgtttggtatattcAGTGCCATAACTGTTCCTCCGTACTGCTGTGTAAATTCACCTCGGTCTTCAGAGCAATTAAACGTTGTCTTGAATACAAGCCATGTCTATTTATTTGCTATATTGACAGACTAATCTATTGTTTTATTGAAACATGTTTACTTGCCAACAAATTCAAGTTTAAATTATACACCAACTCCATGCAGCTGGAATCATTTAGTCACTTGTCAGTACACTagtaaaaaatatttgaaacaatTATATACATATGTACGACAGCTAGCAATATCTAGACCACAATGCAGTTGTGAGCATACTTGgcattctatattatactacaACATCAGTCTAACTGAATATGGATGTTGTTGGTTGAATGTTCCAgaatgatcttcatctggtgaaCTTATTGTTTTGGGTAATGGCAGCTGGTTTAGCAGGCTTTGGTGATGTTCTTCACTACCCTCAGCTTTGACAGCGGGTATATTGGTTGGTACTGCACATCTGCATGATCAGACATAAAGACTGATCATGAGGATGTGTAAATCATAAAGACTGATCATGAGGATGTGTAGAACATGAAGACTGATCATGAGGATGTGTAGAACATGAAGACTGATCATgaggatgtgtaaaacatgaagactgatcatgtggatgtgtaaaacatgaagacCGATCATGAGGATGTGTAAATCATAAAGACTGATCATGtggatgtgtaaaacatgaagactgaTCATGTGGATGTGTAAATCATAAAGACTGATCATGtggatgtgtaaaacatgaagactgatcatgtggatgtgtaaaacatgaagactgaTCATGTGGATGTGTAAATCATAAAGACTGATCATGtggatgtgtaaaacatgaagactgaTAATGTGGATGTGTAAATCATAAAGACTGATCACGtggatgtgtaaaacatgaagactgaTAATGTGGATGTGTAAATCATAAAGACTGATCATGtggatgtgtaaaacatgaagacCGATCATGAGGATGTGTAAATCATAAAGACTGATCATGTGGATGTGTAAAACATAAAGACTGATCATgaggatgtgtaaaacatgaagacaTGAGGATGTGTAAATCATAAAGACATgaggatgtgtaaaacatgaagacaCAAGGATGTGTAAATCATAAACTGATCATGtggatgtgtaaaacatgaagacatgaggatgtgtaaaacatgaagacatgaggatgtgtaaaacatgaagactgaACATGtggatgtgtaaaacatgaagactgaGCATGtggatgtgtaaaacatgaagactgatcatgtggatgtgtaaaacatgaagactgaGAATGtggatgtgtaaaacatgaagactgatcatgaggatgtgtaaaacatgaagactgatcatgtggatgtgtaaaacatgaagactgaGAATGtggatgtgtaaaacatgaagactgaGCATGtggatgtgtaaaacatgaagactgaGCATGtggatgtgtaaaacatgaagactgatcatgtgtatgtgtaaaacatgaagactgaTCATGTGGATGTGTAAATCGTACAACTCATGTTCATCTGTAAACAACTAAGGGTACAGTAGGTACAAAGGGTACTCTGTGTTTTGTTACACTCAGAGGCAATAATGGGCGATTGAGATGGGTTTGAGTTGTAGACAGTCTAgtcgtgtattgttgtgtatgagCACCTACAGTTGTGCTTTTGAGTAGACAAGTACTGACAACAATAGAGTGAACAGGTTCGATGAGTTTACTACAAATGTTTTATATATTACAATATAATCTTTGTATCTGAAAACCATTGTAATGTGTTTAGCCTTAATCTAAATTCAAATTATTCAAATCTGAAAGATCAAATTCAGCCTAAGAGCGAGTGATGCCCACGGTGAATGGCTAGGCCCGCTACGCTAGAAAACCACACACTACTGCAGAGATTTTGATATTACCAGTAACAAATtatatggtgaaaacaatgtgtggGGAGGCAGGGGCACAGAAATTCACATCAATAACTTTGTCAGGTAACACTGTTAAACAAAGAATTGATGCTATTGCTAGCAATCAAGAGGAAACTCAGATTGAACGACTCTCCCCAGTTTATGCGCTCCAAACGGATGTTAGCTGTGAGGGCCGAGATGCCCACGCATTGACCTTTTTCTCTATACATGTCAGGGGAAGCTATTCACGAggacatattgttctgtctcacAATTCCTGAGCATGAACCCTCCATAGTAACCCTCCATAGTAACcctccatagtaccctccaagctcatcattaatcttgaggccctgggtctgaaccccgccctgtgcaattgggtcctggaattcctgacgggacgcccccaggtggtgaatgtaggaaacaacacctccacttcgctgatcctcaacactttggccacacaagggtgtgtgcacagccccctcctgtactccctgttcacccatgactgcatggccttgcacgcctccaactcaatcatcaagtttgcagatgacacaacagtagtatgcttgattaccaacaatgacgagacagtctacagggaggaggtgagtgctCTGGGAGCGTCAAcagaacaaaggagatgatcgtggacttcaggaaacagcagagggatcaccccactatccacatcgacgggacagcaatGGAGCAAGCGgaatgttttaagttcctcggcgtacacatcacggacaaactgaaatggtccacccccattcctttacttagatttatgtgtattgggtatatgttgtgaaattgttagatattacttgttagatattactgcactgacggaactagaagcacgagcatttcgctacacccgcaataaaatttgctaaacacgtgtatgtgaccaatacaatttgatttgatattatttGAAATGGCACAGGGGAGTTttagtgtgctgcgtggctatattAACAAAAAAACGATTCCATGGGATAGAATTGTGTGCTATTGCACAGATGGGGCTATATCTATGGCAGGACTGCAGGCaggttatcgagggggagtgttggaaACATTTTTCGCAATGAGAGAGGAACCTttgtcattcacaatggatgtaaaaaaaaaacgtggTTGACTCTCTGtgtaatgaaaataaaatgtctCTCAAGACATATTTGGGAAACTGTACGCAAGCATGCAggggaaatgcagaaatattctACAGATGAGTGACCGAATCAGTGGATTCAGGGGAAATAATTGTTATTGGAGAGAAAGTTTTCTGTAAGCGAATCATGCCCCCTTCCCTCAGCTGTGCATGTTTATCACAGAAAACAGCATCTGTAAGTGTAACACACGAGTGATGACTGCTCACCTCCAACACTTGGAAGAGCACTTTGGGACCTACAGTACTTCCCAAatcattttgaacggtcatccaactcgggcctctttctggAGCTCAGACTTTCCGAccagaagatcactgacgtcatgatttgaccttgtattTTTCAGAATTCCccgttgtcttgaaagcactatGAAACTCATTGTACCCATCGTCATGGCAAAACGGTGTGAAGCTGGATCCAGTGCTCTCGTCTGTATTAATACCAAATATggatccaggttggatgtgacagcagagatgaggtgcACACTGTCCACAACGCCCCCGGCGCTTTGAGAAGCTCTGATGAAACATGCATCCGGCACACCaatctcattagtggtggtgagataagaCACATTATGTCAGACTCATTTGCAAGTTGATTGCAGTTGTTGCTGCTGAGGGTGGCACACCCAGTTATTAGGtttagggggcaattactttttcacatagGGCCATGAAGGTTCGGATAGCTTTTATCCCTTAATAAATCAAATCATCACAtaactgcattttgtgtttacttgggtAATCTTTGTGTAATATTTACATTTGTTTGATGATCTGAAACACTTAAAtgtgacaaatgtgcaaaaaaataagaaatcaggaagggggcaaatactttctCACAGCACTGTAGATTCAGTGGTTGTAGATtcaagaggtctgtccataataaagagatgctctgcttttttgacaccacactccacaaagcaagtcctgcaggctctagttttgtctaatcttgattattgtccagtcatgtggtcatgTCCTGCAAAGAAAGATCTAGTTAAGCTGcaactggcccagaacagagcagtacGTCTTGCtattcattgtaatcagaggggtAATATAAGTACtattcatgccagtctctcttggctaagagttgaggagagtcTGACTGTATTACTTCTCTTTTTATGAGAACCATTAATATGTTCTGACactagacatgccaccaggggtcttttcacagttccCAAATCCAGAgcaaattcaagaaagtgtacagtataatatagagccattattgcatgaaACTATCTTCCATTTCATGTttctcaaatgaacagcaaacctgagTTAAACAAACATTTAAAGCAACAATAGCTCTCCCTAATTTGACCTAAATATTTTTTGTGTATGTATTGACATGTAGGCTATATGCGTCGATTTTAAATATATGTAGTTCAGTCCTTGAGCAGTTCTTATctgttaatgttctgtattatgtcatgtttcatgttttgtgtggaccccaggaagagtagctgctgctttcgaaAACAGATAAAGGGAATCCTATTAAGATACCAAATATGAGCATGGtgtaagtcatggcaaaatgtgtagaattgcaggaattagctttataaatgcatttttttttctcTGCCCCATGGAAGTAAACAAAGCAagaaaagaaacatcccttttccAGGACCGTGTCTTTCAAATAAAATTTGTAAAAATCCCAATAACTTCACAGATATTCATtgtgaagggtttaaacactatttcccacgcttgttcaatgaaccataaacaattaatgaacctgtggaacggtcgttaagacactaacagcttacagacggtaggcaattaaggtcacagttatgaaaacttaggacacgagagaggtctttctactgactttgaaaaacaccaaaagaaagatgcccagggtccctgctcatctgcgtgaacgtgccttagttatgctgcaaggagacatgaggactgcagatgtggccagggcaataaattgcaatgtccgtactgtgagacgcctaagccagtgctacagggagacaggacggacagctgatcgtcctcgctgtGGCAGACCTCCCTCATGTGCTACCCTttttgcaggctcatcctgacaagaccctccagcatgacaatgccaccagccatactgctcattctatgaatgatttcctgcaagtcaggagtgtcagtgttctgccatggccagcgaagagctcggatctcaatcccattgagcacgtctgggacctgttggattggagagtgagggctagggtcattcccccccagaaatgtccaggaacttgcaggtgccttggtggaagagtggggtaacatctcacagcaagaactgacaaatctggtgcagtccatgaggaggagatgcactgcagtacttaatgcagctggtggccacaccagatactgactgttactgttacttttgattttgacccaccctttgttcagggacacattattaaatttctgttagtcacatgtctgtggaacttgttcagtttatgtctcagttcttgaatcttgttatgttcatacaaatatttacacatgttaagtttgctgaaaataaacgcagttggcagtgagaggacgtttctttttttcccAATGAGTACCAAATGTTTGAATATGCACTACTTTTGCTTCGCCACAAGATGACAGGAGAGAGCTACAATCTATTCTATCTCTGCTGCTCTCATCTCCAGGCGGCTCACTGCAGTGACTGGTGCTGAAACTAAATGTTGGTATGGCAGGTTTAGTATATAAGGTTTAGGACTAAAGATATTAAAGGCCTCACATTTGTACCCTATCCTGCAGATCTGCTTTTGAAATGAGATTTGAGGGACCTGGGGAGGTGGCAGGATGCATTTACACAGTAACATGGCAATGCCCATCACTCATGTAACGTTAATGATTTTACCAAAAATGTGCCCTCCATGATGTGTAGAGCACAGAGCTTTCACTGGGTACTAGTCAGTGATTGATAGTACATTCATCATgactgtccctctttctctctgatttTGGCTTCCTctcttctattgctctctttttctcccccctctctctcttctctctctctttctctctctctctggctcccccagTTCCCCCTCCCATCTGAATCGGAGGCTGAGGAAAGAGGGGGCTGCTTGAATCAGAGCTTCGACACAGGAATGCCTATATATGGAGTCTGACACCATCACAGCACGCTCTCAGAGTAGCAGGTACATTGAGTGAGTGTGATCTGCTGCTATTTGTAAAGATGGAGGGGCTCCTATTGGGTGTGTGTGCAGGGGCGGGCTGGCCATCTGGTATTTCAGACAAATGTCAGATGGGCTGGTCAATGTTTTGCCTTGTGGGCCTGTCTAactatttatctatttattttttCGCAAAATATCTGGTggcttagggggggggggggggggggatggtcaGGTGGAAAAACAGCTGGCTTGTTAGAAATGCCAGAGCCGATCTTtggtcccagtccgcccctgtgtgaatgtgtgtgtcaaaGTGAACATGCCTGCTTGAGTGGGAggccaactgtgtgtgtgtggtgtgtgcctgtgtgtgtgagagcctcgGTGTGGAGCGTGTGCGTCAGTCTGAGTCAGATCGTTGCGTCAGTGCTGTTGCTGAGCGGAGCTCGCTCCAGGGGAAGAAacggaggagagagcgagggagggaggagagaggagggagggagggatgatgatGAGAGTaggtagaaggaggaggaggtggacagGAAGTGACGACACAAAGAGATCCAACCGCTTTAAGTGCACTTTAATATAAATGCATTTGTTTGACAACCAAATACACTTTTCAGCAACACAAGAGAACACTGATCCACAATGTCCTTTCTTCAATATATAATCATGTATACAGTCCATCTTAAACAATAGAAATGTCTCTGATATGTACAGACTGATGTATTTATACAAATGTACAAATGTGTACAACCCTTCAAAAAAATTGCATGTGCCTACATCCACAGACATAATGCATTATGCATTGAACATCAACAGTTTCTTCTTTGTCAATTCAACACATACAATATAATACTTACACATATGTTAAACGTAGCATTTAATAGCTAGAACGTAGGAATCAATCCTTTACTTGACCGTAGACAACTCTACGTTAGCACGTCGACACCATGGGAATAGTACCATTCTCAACCCGTGTCGCTTAGGAGGAACTGAATAGAAATAGTAACCCATCACACTATTTTCAGgtcattttttaaaacaaaacTTCCATTCTTGTCTAACCCCTCTCAAAAAAGAAGAATCATATAGTCATTCACATAGCCGTATTGTGCCCCACAACACCATAACTCAAGTAGAGCTACGATGTGACTGTCAGCCCATTGGTTCATGGACATAGAGAAAGAGTTCAGATAGAGTTCAGAGTTCAGCAGGACATGGCCATGCCAGGCACACAGGAGCCGCTATAAACTGCCAGCATTGCAAATATTGATGCTGCAAGAAAATCCAGCAGAGCTGCCCTTGAAGCCAAGCCCAAGAGAACGGTGACCTAAAGAGCCCACATTCAGAGTCTAATGTACAATGTGCTGGTCCTGTACACAACAGAACCACACACAGTTGTTGAGTAACTTCCAGACGATTTCCATTCGGCAACACCTTCTGGTAAAGGCCAGAAACCTCCGTCATGCGTTCTTGCGTGTGGACATTCCAAGACCTATGTCTTCACACATTTTGTATTGTTGTTCTTCTTTTGCACACCATCACATTGATACACAAGTTCGTAATGGAGAAATAACATGAAgtcaaatgttttcaaatgttcaGCCGCAAACTCAAAGCTCAAAGTATTAGGTTAGTTTGACTACAGTATTAATATGTTTAGACTTGGCCTTTCAAGCTATGACAAGAGAGGAATACAATAAGGTCCGAGTAGAACTATGTGTCTCTCTGGAAACTGAATATTGAGGATGTGAGAGAGGGAATCTGGTCCCCTTTTGTCAGCTACTGTCAGTGGTTGTACCAGGTCAGTAGAGATTTTTGTAAACATAGACTTACACCACATTTGTGATTTGGGTTTGCGTTGCTGCATTACAAGCAATAATGCTCTAAGTCATTTTTCTATTGAAATATCAAAGAAGGTATTCTCATTTTTTTTTGTTCGCAACAGGTTTTTCACTATGAGTGAATACAAATGCGGTCTGGAAGTTAAACAGCGCTTTACAAGGTCAGAGGTTTTGTTACGTCTCTGACTGATCCAATCTGAAGCTCATGTTACAGAAAAGCTGTGGCACCAAATGGACCCAAAACTCAGTCAGTCATGGGTACATTCAGTTGGTAAATGTTGCACCATTATGTCAATGTTGAAAGTAAATGTGAAATTGtttgatttaaaaataaaaataaatagaaatacatgaattaataaataaatgaacaaaaatatgaaggcAATATTTGTTCTCAGTAGACATGTAGGAAATAAAGTCCTTTAGTAGTATAcattatgtatatatttatacactTAAATCATCTTTACTTTTCAGTAAAATAGCTCCACGAAATATGACAATATGCCATACTTAATGAAGTAAGTCACAGACTTATTTAGAACGGGGGAACACTTCCACTCCCATCTGAAAAACacaagagacaaagagaaagggcACATTAGTCTGGTATGTTCAGGGTTAACAAATCTTAATCCATTTATCaaacagagaaagacagtagAACAAGTGAACTGAATGATTCTCACCTTTGTGGAAGCACTGTGGTGGCTGGTGACACTGGAGTTGATACAACTCAGGTTGCTGCCCCAAGCCGGGGGCGATCGAGGCACCTGCCCCAAACATGGGTTCCAGGGCGGCCAGCTCCTCCAGGAGGGACTGGGCGCAAGGCACGGCGGGCGTGTTGGGGGCGACGGGCGTGGAGGGGGCTGAGGTGGGGGAGGCAGTGAGTCGCAGGGGAGGGGATGCTGGGATGGAGGAACAGGAAGACAGAGGTGATGACGCCACCTCCATCTCCATAGGCTCctcccccagcccctcccatTCTGCCATCGCCCCGGCCTCGCTGGCCAATGTCGCCCCGCACCTTGCCGTGGGGTAACAGTGCGCCGATTGGACGCTACAGAAGTGGCTGACCCCCTCAAAGTGGGAGGGTGAGTGCCAGCACACTGGGTTGGGGGGAGATGGCGGGGGGAtggaaggggagaggggtggaggggtggagaagtCCTGGAGCAGGGCTTCTAAGATGCTCTCTTCAAACAGAGAGTCATCATCATCTTGGAATACAGGGAAGTCCAGGCCTCTCCACACTTTGACGGGGTAAAACTCTCCCAGCATGTGGATAGAGTCAACACCAGCAGTGGCTACGGATGGTGAGAGGGtcggggggggaggggaggaggagggggacatgGAAGGAGGGGATAGTTTGGATAAGAGAGGATCCAGGTAGAATCCCTCTGCTAAGGAGCTGATGTGCTGAGCTAAGAGAGagatctctgctctctccttatccctctctctctccagggagaagaaagagagaccaGGCTGTTTACCGGGGGAAGCCTCTGGGGTGAGGAGGCCCTCGAGGGGGTAGTGAAAGGGCCCTAAAGGGACATCTACATACAGGGGTCCCCGAACCTCAGGCAAGGTCATCACTGTGCAGTCCCCATCCCGAGGGCTGTCAGGAGTGGGGGGTAGCTTCTCATAAATAGAGCCACTGCAGGGATCGGCAGGGAAGAACAGGTCGGTGGAGGGGCCAGTGAGGcacagggaggaggggggagcagggctggaggctgtggtgggtggggcagagggggagagggagggggcgaTGGAGGTGGTGGCTGTAgctgtggtggtggagggagggggtgtggTGGTGCCTGTTGGGTCGAAGCTAAAGAGGGGCTCGCCGAACAGGAAGCTGCCCCCGCCCAGCTGGGGTGTGTAGGGGGGCGTACACACAAACTCTTTGGTCTGCTGCTCCTGAGAGGTGGGCACTGGGGGGAGTGGAAGGGGGAGGGCGGGCAGCGGGGGCTCGAGCTGGAAGGAGGGGGGCAGGAGAATGTTCTGAGTGAGGAAGTCCAGGTCTGCTACCGTGGCAACGGTAACTGGGGTGGGGGAGGAGGCAGCAGAGCGGGTTTGGACAGGGGCAGGCATCTGCTGCTGCTGGAAGAAGCTCTCCTCCTCAATAGAGGAAATACTAGAGCGAGGGTCGCCCTCCACCTGCATGGGCTCAGTGGTGGCGCCCCCTGTCTCGTCTGAGGAGCCCACACTGCTGGACACAGTCATGCTGAAGTCGAAGGACTGGGCTGAGAGGCCACTGCTGCCTGGGGTGAAGACTTGGTCTGGGCTGGACAGGCTCAGGCTGTCCTGGCGGGAGGTACTGGTACTCAGTACCAGGGTCAGCTGGGTCTGCTCTGTGCTCAGCTGCTGTCTCACTGACCACGCCTCCGCCTcactgagagagaaacagaaagataaAAAGATGGAAATGGTTAGTAAGATTCTCTTGTGCTCTTTGCAATCTCCTTTATATCTATTGAAAATGTGTTATGATGATCTGTCATAGGGTAGAGGTAGTACCTGATGATGTAGTTGTTGCTGCTGATAGGGCTGTCTCCTGCCTCCAGCTGCAGTACCATGTAGAGCCAGACCCAGGAGTGGTCTGCAGACTCCACCCGTACCACCATCTCAGatctaccctctcctccctctctcactgtgggGGAACAAAGAGAGAACATCGACATCAGACAGTGTTCTACAACTGATCACATCACAGAACTTTAATGGTGGGTTTGTAGTGAAGTTTGCTCCATGTAATGGTGGATGCAGTATAATTGAGTTCACATTTGTGTTGGTGCGTCTGTGTGTGATTGTTGTGTGGTGAACTGAATTGGTACTTACACAGGCTGCAGTGCTGAGTGGAGGCGTGTGACAGGTCCTGTGGGTGGAGGAGGCTGTACCAGGAGCGAGACCTCAGGGCTGACACATCAAGGCCAAGGTAAACACTGACACTACagggaagatggagagaagaCATGGTAAGTCTATGTCTTCAACATACTTCTAACTATAAAGCGTACACGTTATGCCATCACTCAGACAATCTAAAGCAACAGGTGGCGTTGCCTGGTCAGTGGGTGTGACCTCACCTGTCCTGTGCATTCTGGAGCCTCATGTCTCGGCTGTGTTGAGATTGGAATGAGGCTAGGAAGAAGTTGTTCTCAGCAGCAG from Oncorhynchus kisutch isolate 150728-3 linkage group LG15, Okis_V2, whole genome shotgun sequence encodes:
- the LOC109904730 gene encoding neuronal PAS domain-containing protein 4A, producing MYRSTKGASKARRDQINAEIRNLKDLLPISDAEKARLSYLHIMSLASMYTRKSVFFSQESGSAGSLEESARFLSFHELSELVQELPGFLLLLTGEGKLLYLSDSVSEHLGHSMVDLVAQGDSVYDIIDPTDHFIMRTNLAPPTSPDTDRLFRCRFNTSKSVRRQSAGNKLVLVRARCPFPPSSSTTPSSYWTSNPVWMCFCSPLEAVPTRSGPGGDQVPALIPPAAENNFFLASFQSQHSRDMRLQNAQDSVSVYLGLDVSALRSRSWYSLLHPQDLSHASTQHCSLLREGGEGRSEMVVRVESADHSWVWLYMVLQLEAGDSPISSNNYIISEAEAWSVRQQLSTEQTQLTLVLSTSTSRQDSLSLSSPDQVFTPGSSGLSAQSFDFSMTVSSSVGSSDETGGATTEPMQVEGDPRSSISSIEEESFFQQQQMPAPVQTRSAASSPTPVTVATVADLDFLTQNILLPPSFQLEPPLPALPLPLPPVPTSQEQQTKEFVCTPPYTPQLGGGSFLFGEPLFSFDPTGTTTPPPSTTTATATTSIAPSLSPSAPPTTASSPAPPSSLCLTGPSTDLFFPADPCSGSIYEKLPPTPDSPRDGDCTVMTLPEVRGPLYVDVPLGPFHYPLEGLLTPEASPGKQPGLSFFSLERERDKERAEISLLAQHISSLAEGFYLDPLLSKLSPPSMSPSSSPPPPTLSPSVATAGVDSIHMLGEFYPVKVWRGLDFPVFQDDDDSLFEESILEALLQDFSTPPPLSPSIPPPSPPNPVCWHSPSHFEGVSHFCSVQSAHCYPTARCGATLASEAGAMAEWEGLGEEPMEMEVASSPLSSCSSIPASPPLRLTASPTSAPSTPVAPNTPAVPCAQSLLEELAALEPMFGAGASIAPGLGQQPELYQLQCHQPPQCFHKDGSGSVPPF